Below is a genomic region from Vicinamibacterales bacterium.
CGCGGCGGTCGCGGCCGGCGGCGAAGAGCACCTCAAGCTCGACGCCGAAACCCGCCTGCAGTTCCCGCTCGCCTCGGCCCTCGCTATCCGTCCCTGACCTCTGGGCGGTCGCCAACCCCGCAAGTGGGGCGACCGGCGGTCGCGATCTACGGCGTCCAGCCGCCGCCCAGGGCTCGGTAGAGATCGGCGACGGCGCGAAGCTCGGCGCCGCGCGTCTCGGCCAGCAGCAACTGCTGCTGGAACAGGTTCTGATCCGCGATCAGGATCTCGATGTAGGACGCCAGCCCGGACTGATAGCGCGATCGCGACAGGTCGGCGGCATCCGCCAGCGCGGCGATGCCTTCTTCCTGCTGGACGCGGATTTCGCGCAGCTTCTGGATCTCGATCAGCGCATCGGCCACCTCGCGGTAAGCCGTCAGCGCCGCCTTCTGGTACGACGCCAGCGCCTGCTGATACTGTGCCTGCGCCGCTTCGTAATTGTGCTTGTTGCGGCCGGCGTTGTAGACCGGCTGCAGCAGGCTGAATCCCGCCGACCAGACGATCGATCCGCCGCTCAGGAGCGTGGTGAAGTCGCCGCTCAGTCCGCCGAAGAAGCCGGTCAGGCTGATCGACGGGAAGAAGAGCGCCTTGGCCGCGCCGATGTCGGCGTTGGCCGCGACCAGGAGCTCCTCGGCGGCGACCACGTCGGGCCGGCGTTCGAGCAGCGCCGCCGGCAACCCCGCCGGCACCGTCGGCGGCGTCTGCTGTTCGGCGAGCGTGCGGCCGCGGGCGATCGACGCCGGTGGCTTGCCGAGCAACACGCTCAGCGCGTTCTCGGTCAGCGCGATGTCCCGCTCGATCTGGGGAATCGCCGCGGCCGTCACGGAGCGGTTGGCCTGCACCTGATCCAGTTCGAGGCGGTTGGAGACGCCGCCCTGCAGGCGGTTCCGGAAATAGACGATGGTGTCGTCGTTGATGCCGAGCGTGCGCCGGGCGATCTCGAGCTGCAGATCGAGCTCGCGCAGCCGGAAATACGCCGACGCCACGTCGCCGACCAGGGACACGACGACGGCGCGCCGCCCCTGTTCGGTCGAGAGGAACACCGCCGTCGCCGCCTCGTTCTGTCGCCGCAGCCGGCCGAACAGATCGGCGTCCCAGGCGGTCTGCACCCCGACGTTCCAGTTGTTGAAGGTGCGGTCCTCTCCTTCGTTGGCCTGCGGCGGCTGCGCGTTGCGGGAGCCCTGGCTGGCCGCGAACCCGAAGCCGGCGTCGACGGTGGGGAAGCGGAACGAGCGCGCGATGCCGGCGCGGGCCCGCGCCTCCTCGACGCGGGCCGCCGCCACACGCAGGTCGAGGTTATTGGTCAGCGCCTCGTGGATCAGATCCTGGAGCACGGTGTCGGAGAACACCGACATCCACGGCGCGTCGGCGAGCGACGCCGCCTGCGCGGCTCCGTCGAAGCGGTACTGCGCCGGCGACACCATGACCGGGCGCTTGTAGTCGGGACCGACCGTGCAGCCGGCCAGCAGCAGCGCCAGTGAGAGACACGCGGCAGCCCTCAATGTGCCCCCCCGCCGCTCTGCCCGGCCACCGCCGGTGCGGGCGGCCCGGCCTTGGCGGGATGCGGGGCAGAACTGCCGACCATGCGTTCCACCGCGACGAACAGCATCGGCACCAGCAGCACACCGAGGATCGTCGCAATCAACATTCCGGCAAAGACGGCCATGCCCATGACCTTGCGCGCTTCGGCGCCGGCGCCCGACGCGGTCAGCAGCGGCACGACGCCGAGGATGAACGCGAAGGCGGTCATCAGGATCGGCCGGAAACGCAGCCGCGCCGCCGTCAGCGCCGCCTGCGCCAGCGGCTCTCCCTTCTCGTGTTCCATCTTGGCGAACTCGACGATCAGGATCGCGTTCTTGGCGGCGAGACCAATCAGCATGATCAGGCCGATCTGCGCGAACACGTTATTGACGTAGCTGGTCGAGAAATGCCGTGCCGCCCACAGGCCGAAGAAGGCGCCGAGCGCGCCGAACGGCGTGCCGAGCAGGACGCTGAAGGGCAGGCCCCAGCTCTCGTACTGGGCGGCGAGGATCAGGAACACCAGCAGCACGGCGAGCGCGAAGGTCAGGGCAACGCCGGGGGCGCGCCGTTCCTGGAACGACATGTCGGCCCAGTCGTAGCTCATGTCGGGCGGCAGCGTTTCCTTCGCCGTCTGCTCGAGCGCGTCGAGCGCCTGCGTCGACGAGAATCCTTCGGCCGGCACGCCGGTCAGTTCCGCGGTGCGATAGAGGTTGAACCGGTTGGTGAACTCGGGGCCGGCGATCGGCTTGGTCGTGACCAGCGTGTCGAGCGGCACCATGGCGCCGGTGTTGCTGCGCACCGAGAACAGCCGGAACTGCGAGGGGTCGACGCGGAATTCCGGCTCGGCCTGCGCGTAGACCTTGTAGACGCGGCCGAACCGGTTGAAGTCGTTGATGTAGGCGCTGCCGAGCAGCGCGCCGAGCGTCGTGTTGACGTCGCTCAGCGACAGTCCCAGCTTGGCGACTTTCGATCGGTCGATGTCGGCGTAGATCTGCGGCACGCTGGAGCGATACAACGTCGAAACGCGGCCGATCTCCGGGTGCTTGCGCGCCGCCTCCATGAACCGCTGCGTCTGCTCCGACAGATAGTCGGGTGAGCCGCCGCTGCGATCCTGCAGTTCCATCGTGAAGCCGGCGCCGGTGCCTAGGCCCGGAATCGACGGCGGTCCGAACGCCACGACCTGGGCGCCGGGAATCTGCTCGGCGAACGCACGATTCAGCGCCGCGACGACTCCATTGGAGTGGTCCTTTTCCTCGTGGCGATCGTGCCACGGCTTCAACTGCACGAAAAAGAAACCCATGTTGGACGAGTAGGCGCCGGTCAGCAGGCTATAGCCGGTGATGGTGTTGAACCCCTGGATCGCCTCGTTCTTTTCGAGAACGGCTTCCGCCTGCCGCATCACCGCATCGGTCCGCTCGAGCGACGCCGCGTCGGGCAGGAGTGCGTTGACCAGGAGGTAGCCCTGATCTTCCTCGGGCACGAACCCGCCGGGGATGTGCCGCGCCAGTACGACTGTCAGGCCGACGGTTAGCAGCACGAACACCATGCCGCGGCCCATCTTGCGCACGAAGTAGGTGGCGACGACCATGTAGCCGTTGGTGCTGGCCCCGAACACCTTGTTGAAGCCGTTGTAGAACGGCGTCAGCAGCGACTTGCCGCCGGCTGGCTTGAGCAGCAGCGCCGACAGCGCCGGGCTCAACGTCAGCGCGTTGAGCGCCGACAGCAGCACCGAAATCGCGATCGTGATCGCGAACTGCTGGTAGAGCTTGCCGGTGATCCCGCCCATGAAGCCGACCGGCACGAACACCGCCGCCAGGATGAGCGCGATGGCGATGACCGGTCCGGTCACTTCCTCCATCGCCTTGTAGGCCGCCTCCTTGGGCGCCAGGCCGTGCTCGATGTGGTGCATCACCGCCTCGACCACGACAATCGCGTCGTCGACGACGATGCCGATCGCGAGGACGAGGCCGAGCAGCGACAGGACGTTGATCGAGAAGCCCAGCAGCGGGAAGAACATGAACGCGCCGACCAGCGACACCGGCACGGTGAGGAGCGGAATCAGCGTGGCGCGCCAGTTCTGCAGGAAGATGAACACGACGATGATGACGAGCACGACCGCTTCGAGGAGCGTATGGACGATCTCGTTGATGCCCTCCGACACCGGCAGCGTGGTGTCGAGCGAGACCACGTATTCCATGTCGCGCGGGAAGCGCTCCTTGAGCTGCTCCATTGCCTTCTTGATGCCGTCGGCGACCTGCATCGCGTTGGTGCCGGGAATCTGGAAGATCGCGATGACGGCGGCGGGCTTGCTGTCGTGCCGGCCGACGGCGTTGTAGAGCATCGTGCCGAGCTCGAGACGCGCGACGTCCTTCAGCTTCACCTGCGAGCCGTCGGGGTTGCTGCGGATGATGATCTCGCCGAATTCTGCCTCGTTGAGCAGGCGCCCCTGGGTGCGAACCGTGTAGGTGAACTCGGTGCCTGGCCGCGCCGGTGGACCGCCGATCTGCCCGGCCGGGCTCAGCTGGTTCTGCGCGGAGATCGCGTTGACGATGTCGGGGACGGTGATGCCGAGGCGCGCGATGCGATCGGGACGCAGCCACACGCGCATGGCGTAGTCGCTGCCGCCGAACAGGTTGATCTGGCCGACGCCCTGGATGCGCGCCAGCGTGTCGTTGATGTTGATCGTCGTGTAGTTGGCGAGGAACTGGTTGTCGTAGGTGCCCTTCGGCGATTTGATCGAGATGACCAGCAGCGGAAACGCCAGCGCCTTCTTGACCGAGACGCCGTAGTTCTTCACCGACGCCGGCATCTGCGGCTGCGCCTGGCTGACCCGGTTCTGCGTCAGCACGTTGTCCATGTCGAGGTTGCTGCCGACCTCGAACGAGACCTTCAACGTCAACGTGCCGTCGTTGGCGTTGGTCGACTTCATGTAGATCATCTGCTCGACGCCGTTGATCTGCTGCTCGAGCGGCGTTGCCACCGCCGCCTCGACGTCGGTCGCGCTGGCGCCGACGAACGTCGTCGTCACCTGCACCATCGGCGGCACGATCTCGGGATACTGCGCGATCGGCAGGCTTTTCATCGCCACCACGCCGAGCAGCACCATGATGATCGACAGCACCATGGCGACGATCGGACGATTGATGAAGAATTTGGCCATGGTTACTTGGTCCCGGCCGCCGACGCCGGCTTCGGCTCTTCACGCGGCGTCACCTTGCTGCCGTCCTTCACCCGCTGCAGTCCTTCGACGATGACGCGGTCGCCGGGCTTGACCCCTTCTTCGATCACCCACGACGACGCGGTCTTGGGACCGACCTTGACGTTGTGGAAGGTGACGGCGTCGTCGCCGGAGACGGTCGCGACGCTGTACTGTCCCTGCACCTCCTGAACGGCACGTTGCGGCACCAGCATCGCGGCGGTCCGCTTCTCGAGCACGAAGCGGGCGCGGCCGTACTGGCCGGTGCGCAGCAGCCCGCTGGGATTGGGGAACGTGAATTGGATCATCAGGGTGCCGGTCGCCGCATCGACGTTCCGCTCGGCGAATTCCGGGTGGCCCGTCTCGCTATAGGTGGTGCCGTCGGCGAGCATCAGCTCCACCGGCACCTCCTTCAGGTTGGACGAGCCGGCCGTTTTCTCCAGCTGCTGCCGGATGCGCAGGTACTCCGCCTCGGCGACACCGGCGCGGAACTTGATCGGATCGATCGTCGAGATCGTCGTCAGCAGCGTGTTCTCGCCGCGACCGACGAGCGCGCCTTCCTTGACCTTCGTCGTCCCGATCAGCCCGCCCACCGGCGCCAATACTCTCGTGTAGCTCAAGTCGAGCGTCGCCTTTTGCAGGGAAGCCTTCCCGGCGTCGACCATGGCGGTGGCTGCCGCCTGGGCGGCGACGGCGTTGTCGAGCTCCTGCTGGCTGACCGCCTGGATCTTGGCGAGCGGCGTATAGCGCGTGACGTCGTTGTTCGTCTTGTCCAGCCGCGCCTGCGCGGTCGCCAGATCCGCCTTGGCTCCGGCGATCGTCGCCTCGAACGGCGCCGGGTCGATCACGTAGAGCAGGTCACCCTTGTTGACGATCGTCCCTTCACGGAAGGCGACACGCTGCAGGTAACCTTCGACGCGCGCCCGGATCTCGACGTCCTGCGTGCCGGTCGTCTGGCCGACCAGTTCCTGATAAATCGGGACGTCCTGCTGTACGACGCGCCCCACCGTTACTTCAGGGGGAGGGGGCGGCGCCGGGGGCGGCGCCTTGTCGCAGGCAGCAAGGGCGACGGCCACGAGCACGATCGCGAGCGTTTTCACGGCTGTTCTCCAGGCTCAGAGCAAAAGCGGGTCAGCATGAAACTATGGATGGCGGCGCCGCGCCGCTATGCGCTTTCGGCATTGGGGTTTCCGACCACGTACATCGTCTGGGAGGGGAACGCGACCGCCGTCCCGGCGGTGCTGACGACGTCCATGACACGGAACAGCAGGCCCTCCTGAAGCTCGAGGAAGTGCGCCCAGTCCCTCGCATACAGGTAGGCGAAC
It encodes:
- a CDS encoding multidrug efflux RND transporter permease subunit, with the protein product MAKFFINRPIVAMVLSIIMVLLGVVAMKSLPIAQYPEIVPPMVQVTTTFVGASATDVEAAVATPLEQQINGVEQMIYMKSTNANDGTLTLKVSFEVGSNLDMDNVLTQNRVSQAQPQMPASVKNYGVSVKKALAFPLLVISIKSPKGTYDNQFLANYTTININDTLARIQGVGQINLFGGSDYAMRVWLRPDRIARLGITVPDIVNAISAQNQLSPAGQIGGPPARPGTEFTYTVRTQGRLLNEAEFGEIIIRSNPDGSQVKLKDVARLELGTMLYNAVGRHDSKPAAVIAIFQIPGTNAMQVADGIKKAMEQLKERFPRDMEYVVSLDTTLPVSEGINEIVHTLLEAVVLVIIVVFIFLQNWRATLIPLLTVPVSLVGAFMFFPLLGFSINVLSLLGLVLAIGIVVDDAIVVVEAVMHHIEHGLAPKEAAYKAMEEVTGPVIAIALILAAVFVPVGFMGGITGKLYQQFAITIAISVLLSALNALTLSPALSALLLKPAGGKSLLTPFYNGFNKVFGASTNGYMVVATYFVRKMGRGMVFVLLTVGLTVVLARHIPGGFVPEEDQGYLLVNALLPDAASLERTDAVMRQAEAVLEKNEAIQGFNTITGYSLLTGAYSSNMGFFFVQLKPWHDRHEEKDHSNGVVAALNRAFAEQIPGAQVVAFGPPSIPGLGTGAGFTMELQDRSGGSPDYLSEQTQRFMEAARKHPEIGRVSTLYRSSVPQIYADIDRSKVAKLGLSLSDVNTTLGALLGSAYINDFNRFGRVYKVYAQAEPEFRVDPSQFRLFSVRSNTGAMVPLDTLVTTKPIAGPEFTNRFNLYRTAELTGVPAEGFSSTQALDALEQTAKETLPPDMSYDWADMSFQERRAPGVALTFALAVLLVFLILAAQYESWGLPFSVLLGTPFGALGAFFGLWAARHFSTSYVNNVFAQIGLIMLIGLAAKNAILIVEFAKMEHEKGEPLAQAALTAARLRFRPILMTAFAFILGVVPLLTASGAGAEARKVMGMAVFAGMLIATILGVLLVPMLFVAVERMVGSSAPHPAKAGPPAPAVAGQSGGGAH
- a CDS encoding efflux transporter outer membrane subunit, which produces MRAAACLSLALLLAGCTVGPDYKRPVMVSPAQYRFDGAAQAASLADAPWMSVFSDTVLQDLIHEALTNNLDLRVAAARVEEARARAGIARSFRFPTVDAGFGFAASQGSRNAQPPQANEGEDRTFNNWNVGVQTAWDADLFGRLRRQNEAATAVFLSTEQGRRAVVVSLVGDVASAYFRLRELDLQLEIARRTLGINDDTIVYFRNRLQGGVSNRLELDQVQANRSVTAAAIPQIERDIALTENALSVLLGKPPASIARGRTLAEQQTPPTVPAGLPAALLERRPDVVAAEELLVAANADIGAAKALFFPSISLTGFFGGLSGDFTTLLSGGSIVWSAGFSLLQPVYNAGRNKHNYEAAQAQYQQALASYQKAALTAYREVADALIEIQKLREIRVQQEEGIAALADAADLSRSRYQSGLASYIEILIADQNLFQQQLLLAETRGAELRAVADLYRALGGGWTP
- a CDS encoding efflux RND transporter periplasmic adaptor subunit — translated: MKTLAIVLVAVALAACDKAPPPAPPPPPEVTVGRVVQQDVPIYQELVGQTTGTQDVEIRARVEGYLQRVAFREGTIVNKGDLLYVIDPAPFEATIAGAKADLATAQARLDKTNNDVTRYTPLAKIQAVSQQELDNAVAAQAAATAMVDAGKASLQKATLDLSYTRVLAPVGGLIGTTKVKEGALVGRGENTLLTTISTIDPIKFRAGVAEAEYLRIRQQLEKTAGSSNLKEVPVELMLADGTTYSETGHPEFAERNVDAATGTLMIQFTFPNPSGLLRTGQYGRARFVLEKRTAAMLVPQRAVQEVQGQYSVATVSGDDAVTFHNVKVGPKTASSWVIEEGVKPGDRVIVEGLQRVKDGSKVTPREEPKPASAAGTK